The Manis javanica isolate MJ-LG chromosome 13, MJ_LKY, whole genome shotgun sequence region acctgaggctgtcaggagggcccaCGTCTGCCTCCCCAGTCCCAatctggggctccacctgcagcataaggcctggagagTCTCTCCATCCTGGAACCCCCCAAGGGGGTGTTTGTGCTGATCCTGgagctcccctccaggccaggcctcccctcctgggagggtgtACACATCCTGAGAGTCCTGGGGGAGCGTGTGGGGAGATTCAGAGCCAAGTGCCTcggctcagcctccccagccatttgtcacagacatcaggccactcagccaggacccaggaggaGGACACCAGGGGACTCAGACCAGCCTGGTTTGGGGATGGGAGGCTGAGGGGCACTATGGGGGAGGACTGGGAACCCGGGAGCTTTGGGGGGTGCTCTGAGGTGTAAAGCATGGAGAAAGTGGGCTCAGACAAAGTCCCCCCAGTGGAAGGCAtgcacctcttggaggtgctttgagagaccaagttCAAAGTTTTTCGtaaaggaattttctggaatgtgtggaGCAGCTGTGCCTCATTAAATGGGACAGTGCTACACTGgcgccctgcagccctgggatctacttgggtACATCTGCAGTGGTGTTCAAGATGTGAAGAGACACCCTGGGGTTTCTAATGAACAAGATTTGGTGTCTGATCATAATCTACAGGTGACAGGAAATAAggttcagtttctgtttgaacagccctcccccGTGTTGCTGAGTTGTGCCAGCCTGGGGCTTGGAGCGCCCTGTTCTTCCTCAGCACCTTATGGGGGGAGGACAGAGCATGGAGGACATCCTGGCAGAGGTCAGGGCCCCCATGCGTCAGAGAgtttgaggctggggtggggtgggctggggcacaggatgtccacaggaggggcagagctttcagaagaaagagcagtgtggtggcaatccgttcagcatttattatattctgcacagggatgaccccaacccccaggaaCCATAAACCTCAGAGACAACACCCAGAGCACACTGCGCCTGGGGGggctatttctcagggatgaggggaggaagttgTACAGGGGGCTCCCCTGTAAGCAAGTCCCGGTACCCTGTGACAGTcggccacccctgcatcctccGATGCCTCCGCTGGGCATCAGGAGGCCATGGTCCCACGCAGCACTGCGCCGAGTCTATTTCCATCCTGGGAAAGGCCGGGCGTGGTGAGAACAACACCCACCTAttcctggaaccctgtggctaTGACTCAGTGGCTGACGGCGCCCAGGGACAAGTTGGTGTCATGGCGGGAGGCCACCTGTACGAAGGGGAGCATCCTCCACACGGGGGGGGGGGCGGATCGCGTCTGTCCAACGGGCCACAAGCAGAGGGGACGACACAGCACGAAGGTGGCCAGGTGCGCCGCAGCTACATACGggtccttgaggatgcagcggcagcctggggagctgcccgagtCGGCCgacggaggaggtgccagagcagctgccccggcagaggctcgggatgagcagcgggaggaggaggagcagcaggcagactggggtcctggggcgccaggtgccgcctgcccgaaggggaagaaggtctcctccacatgcagccaggacaccagcagggccgagggcccgatgacagcagctacagggccacgcgggtgagcagaagaggcaggttatcccgggttccccccattatcctgcttccaccccgtccccactgccctctgggctccgggccctgtgcggagggtcctgtcaatcaccagcaCCTGGGAGTCCCTGTCACAGAAAGGCTTCTGAGCGTCacctactcacagaggaggaaactgggtccCACAGGGGGcggggaaccacccttcagtctggcaCAACCGATCGGCAGTGGAGCGGGATTGCAGCCGCACCGGTCTTTAGGACGCCTCACGCCGTGCATGGCccaaagcttccctgaggctggggaacagcccaccccctgctgatcgccccagcccagaaactcacctggccctggcccataAGTTTAAATCTTGCGGGACCTGAAGAACTGTAACAGTCCTTTTCTGCCTGCCCTCTGACCTGGGGGCTCCAGATGGTAGGACAGgccgtagctgcaggacagagggacacctgtgagcccctggagccacatgGCAGGGggcccttcccccagagcctgccGGCAGCTACAGCCCACACCCCACTCCTGGCAGCCTCACCTCTGGTCCTCACGCAGGAGCTTCACTCTCCGGAAAAAGGACAGGAAGTGCTCCTTGGGCTCCAGGTCATACTGCCTGACCAGGAACTTGTATGTGAGGAGCTCCACTACAAAGTCAgtgacctggggcagaggaaggacaggatgcagacgaggaggggggtgaggagtggggcactgggATGATCCCAAATCTATGCTCACAGAAACCTGCCTTCCTTCCAAAGCCATCCAGCcttgcctgttcccactgttgggtctccagctcctcctccagaaaGGTGGCCTTGATGCCTCCCAATCCCCCACTTTACAAAGCCTTTAGTCTCCTGAGCTCTCCGTGTCTTAACTCTCAACACACGTTAGACCCAGGGGATGGCCCGGACAAGGTCCTGTCCAGGGGGTCTTGACTACATCCCTCACCTTTCATGGCTGGGCACTCAACTCTCTATTTTATaccatcaccctggaaggcagcaaggcGGCAAAAGTACATTGaaacagccccctgagcccagaaTGAGGCCGGTACGTCCTCACCCTTTCTCAAGGTGGAGGACCGCCAGGGCtctccaaggggcaggcctgcccagaaacagcacccgggCCTGGCCTGGGCTCGGGACTACCGAGAAGCGGGAACTGCAttggggagctgaggcctcaggcgggaaggcactgccagcccccgATGTGCTTCCTGCTCTGAAGGAGCagcatccctccccctgggcagggcctgacgGGGAGACCAGTCCTGCCCACACGCTTCcccctggagccctcagccccgCCTGCACTGGGGCCAGGACCGGGGCTTAGGTGGGCccttctggcagtcctctccaagaagcccaggTCCTGGGGTAGAGGGGGGACTCAGGAGGGGGTGACTGGTGCGGAGAGGTTCgggctcactgggggctctctcctctctataccccaccatcctgcccccctgaGCCCTGCTGGGTCACTCACGTCCACATGATGTTCCTGTTGTTTCTCTAAGGCATCGTACAGGATCAGTGCGAGTGGTGGGATCATGCCCTGTGCGACCGGGGTGAGGAGATGAtgagtccccacctgcctcaggggAGCCCACAGAGCCTCCCCGGAACCCCACACTCGCAGCCCCCAGCTctcttggaccaccctgtgcggcCTCCCCCCTTCCTttgccctgctctcccctcccgggccctcccagggctgcctttTGGCCATTCCCAGGAACTGTGGGCCCGgcacctgtcctccaacttccccctgtacccagctgctctcgccctccttcTGGTCACACCAGAGCTGGCAGTTCAGAGCTGGTGGGACCAGGAGCAGTTGCAAGATCACTCCACCACCCTGACCCTGGCCACCCCACTCTCACCTGCTTCTTCATATCCTGGGATGCCCTGGGTGACTGGTGCCATTTCCTCACTATGGCCCTCGCGTCCTGCAAGGTGCACGACACTCAGGtgctcatgctcccctcccacgtgcctcccacagccagaccgtggtggatggatgcctttcccgagccccctggcacctacgctatccccacctccagcaggctctcagcccagAGCAACCCCACCTCTGGCACACACTCATACTCATGCGGGTCCTTGGGCCATGGACACCGCCatgagagggtcaggggaggcccctctgcctcccagggtgccctgagcactcACTGTCACCCGGCTATCAgcacggctcccctcacatgaccaggGGGGTGCACAAAGCTGAAGCACTTCTTGTGGTCTCTGAACCCTTGCTCACCTGGGAGGCCCGCCCACCAGGCTGACGGCAACCCTCCATGTACACATGGGGAGCCCGAGGCCACAGAGGGGTCATGACaggctcaggggacccaggggagaagccgaccttgctcagccacagGCCCCAACCCTGCTGCCGACGCcacaccagccccagccctgaccgGGGGACTGTCCCCTGGGTCCTCAGTGGATGTCAGGCCCGCAGTCAAGTAGAgcaagggagggagacagacgagGCCCTCATGGGCCTGGGGTCCCTACTTTCCCTATCAGCTTCCCCTGCACACCCCGCACTCTTCGAGTCTTTCCCAAAGCTGTGCCACAGTGCAGCAGAGGATTTGCCCCAGgaacccctcccttccagacatCCAGCCCCCATTTACCTCGAGGAGCTGCTTCCCTTTAAGCCCCTTGTtcctctttttaagttttctgtagatccaggagctcttcctacggggaggggagaggaggagggacacaTGCGGCCTGCAGGCGGAGAGTCTCGGGGCCGACCCCTTTTCCCAGGGATCCTAGAAGGCCCACTAGCCCACAGGAGGCTTCccaccacggccctgagccctggaaATCTGTGGCCTGCAGAGGGGGCTTCATGTTTCCACCCAGGGCCTCCATTCCCTGTTCTCCCGggggcgaatctgctttgggccaggtcgctgtccttggggcagagacctcctgctgcagagcacaagctccagatctccaatgggcttcaccccacacctgacattggagGAAACTGATTCCTGCACGGGTACCcctggcctaacccacagggaGCCAGAAGAGCCCGCCATCCTCGCCCCTAGGCTCTGCCACCCCCCAGGAAGTCTCAGCACACTGAGGGACACCGCAAGATGTAGgggtgtccctgtccactcaggtgccccggtcccagggacaggactacccaccaggaaacatGTCCCCAGGTGTTCTCCAGGCGACGTACATGAGGGTGCTGCAGGGCGACGATGATGGCACGGAAGGACCCGAAATTTCTGAGagccagacactcctgggagggaagacagagctgagagcgtggcctgcttctctgctctatcccccatgaactcctgtccttaaggagacacacacccagggagcccagcacacctggtacctgctgagcagccctcctgggtggaggactgtggctcaacccaaggaagggtccagggatggctgtcccacccccGGGGCCTGCTAGTCCAGGTCCACAggcacccatcctgagagctggcaaAGGAGGGGACCCCGGGGGCCGTCCCATGACAGACcttggccacctggatccagaactccaccactcgggccctgtcctgggctgtcGTGCTCGGGcccccgaggcaggaggagatgacaaAATGAAACGTGGTACCAAAGTGCTTGATGACGTTAAGGATGTTGGGGTTCAGGAGTACAATGGATTCCCTCAGTGGATGTCTCTCTACATAGACCTTGCATTCACCACGTTCAACCCTACTGTACAGCTCCTGGGGATGACAAGAGGTgtcatccagctgtgcccctggtgcccctgttcccaggcTGGGTCACTGGTCAGAGCTGGGGCACAGGCAGCTGGGgatgtgctgtgagccttgtggccatccAGACTTCAGACCCCGTCCACTGAGGCGCCCAGGACCAGATGCACAGGACCCCAGAGTGATGGGACACAGAGGGGCTTTGCTCACAGGCACCCTCACTCACGTCTTCCCTGAGGCACAAGGCGGCTCACCCTgccatcctggggcatctgcctcccatgctgccaccccgtggatcccgatccccactcaggtgcagtttcccctgaaacaactccacccagggcctttgttggtgtctgtgtccCACGCAGTCAggtccatggcaggggcctctgaagtgcggaGGCCATAGgagcctgccaggccaatggcccgaggacctaaggccctggcagcacctccctgagcacccctcccctgccctgcccctcccagcccagccaggctctgcacaccttccctccactccttCTCATTGGTCTGTAAGGATCCCTAAGGGCCAGCCATACTGTCCCCATGTGGTCAGTAAGGGCATAGGGGTGAGGAGAGTCTCCCAGGGCACATGCTGAatccgtggggaagctgggacatgtgcccagatcacaggagtccacgtcggaatggcaggtctggggcagcccgtgacacagggaaaGCCCACCCCCGACCCTGAGACCCTGCTCCGCTCACCgcacacatcagggtcagctgctcggccaccaggcgtGGGGCAAATGCCAGGATG contains the following coding sequences:
- the LOC140845423 gene encoding ral-GDS-related protein-like, which produces MAPGVAEPGPDPEPTSPSAASPWDITGVVSGPELEPHESSGTRPMALAGMAQGRAEPQVVLEPTSPCTVSTRDLPKEEEQTILAFAPRLVAEQLTLMCAELYSRVERGECKVYVERHPLRESIVLLNPNILNVIKHFGTTFHFVISSCLGGPSTTAQDRARVVEFWIQVAKECLALRNFGSFRAIIVALQHPHVRRLENTWGHVSWKSSWIYRKLKKRNKGLKGKQLLEDARAIVRKWHQSPRASQDMKKQGMIPPLALILYDALEKQQEHHVDDLGFLERTARRAHLSPGPGPSAGGAEGSRGKRVTDFVVELLTYKFLVRQYDLEPKEHFLSFFRRVKLLREDQSYGLSYHLEPPAALAPPPSADSGSSPGCRCILKDPYVAAAHLATFVLCRPLCLWPVGQTRSAPPPVWRMLPFVQVASRHDTNLSLGAVSH